The following are encoded in a window of Astyanax mexicanus isolate ESR-SI-001 chromosome 6, AstMex3_surface, whole genome shotgun sequence genomic DNA:
- the LOC111193427 gene encoding uncharacterized protein LOC111193427 isoform X2 translates to MDLQCFIIHILVMITISVSPTTVGHDDFRPADIYINSSSGTVKVGESITIKCAIFQHNHSNEEINMYLCKNGVGVEMGPIGQKGDYVFIKKNVSELDSGNYSCVYSSKKSPASNVSAPGQKTIHLQVSSEPAGSVQSNYTKFLLFSLGSLLLIGSLVLGTCCTRRSCNKPKNRGERNDRKDQLISCEKVQDNTGQFKGSVPVHQAGKRTENNDEMYAYATIPDITVDPVPSTSDAELPVYSLAQNSAIYSTARKPERLSYMETKQTAAIYGKVQKKGKG, encoded by the exons ataTTTTGGTCATGATAACGATATCAGTGTCTCCAACAACAG TAGGACATGATGATTTCCGTCCAGCAGACATTTACATCAACAGCAGCAGCGGCACTGTTAAAGTAGGAGAAAGCATAACGATAAAGTGTGCCATCTTTCAGCACAATCATTCCAATGAGGAGATTAATATGTACCTGTGTAAAAATGGTGTTGGAGTGGAGATGGGGCCGATTGGACAGAAAGGAGATTATGTCTTTATTAAAAAGAACGTTTCAGAACTGGACTCTGGAAACTACAGCTGTGTTTACTCCTCAAAAAAATCTCCTGCGTCGAATGTGAGTGCACCCGGACAAAAGACCATCCATCTTCAAGTCTCCTCTG AACCTGCTGGTTCTGTTCAGTCAAATTATACGAAGTTCCTGCTGTTCTCTCTCGGTTCTCTGCTCCTGATTGGTTCGCTGGTTTTGGGAACATGTTGTACACGGAGATCCTGTAACA agccCAAAAACCGAGGAGAGAGGAATGATAGAAAAGATCAGCTGATCAGCTGTGAAAA AGTGCAGGATAATACTGGCCAGTTTAAAG GTTCTGTGCCAGTGCATCAGGCAGGAAAAAG GACTGAGAACAATGATGAGATGTATGCATACGCCACAATTCCAGACATCACAG TTGACCCAGTGCCATCCACCTC TGATGCTGAGCTTCCTGTGTACAGTCTCGCTCAAAACAGTGCCATATACAGCACAGCTCGAAAACCTG AAAGACTTTCCTACATGGAGACTAAACAAACTGCAGCTATCTATGGAAAAGtccagaaaaaaggaaaaggctAA
- the LOC111193427 gene encoding uncharacterized protein LOC111193427 isoform X1: protein MDLQCFIIHILVMITISVSPTTVGHDDFRPADIYINSSSGTVKVGESITIKCAIFQHNHSNEEINMYLCKNGVGVEMGPIGQKGDYVFIKKNVSELDSGNYSCVYSSKKSPASNVSAPGQKTIHLQVSSEPAGSVQSNYTKFLLFSLGSLLLIGSLVLGTCCTRRSCNKPKNRGERNDRKDQLISCEKVQDNTGQFKGSVPVHQAGKRTENNDEMYAYATIPDITVDPVPSTSDAELPVYSLAQNSAIYSTARKPERLSYMETKQTAAIYGKVQKKGKG, encoded by the exons ATGGACCTTCAGTGCTTTATAATAC ataTTTTGGTCATGATAACGATATCAGTGTCTCCAACAACAG TAGGACATGATGATTTCCGTCCAGCAGACATTTACATCAACAGCAGCAGCGGCACTGTTAAAGTAGGAGAAAGCATAACGATAAAGTGTGCCATCTTTCAGCACAATCATTCCAATGAGGAGATTAATATGTACCTGTGTAAAAATGGTGTTGGAGTGGAGATGGGGCCGATTGGACAGAAAGGAGATTATGTCTTTATTAAAAAGAACGTTTCAGAACTGGACTCTGGAAACTACAGCTGTGTTTACTCCTCAAAAAAATCTCCTGCGTCGAATGTGAGTGCACCCGGACAAAAGACCATCCATCTTCAAGTCTCCTCTG AACCTGCTGGTTCTGTTCAGTCAAATTATACGAAGTTCCTGCTGTTCTCTCTCGGTTCTCTGCTCCTGATTGGTTCGCTGGTTTTGGGAACATGTTGTACACGGAGATCCTGTAACA agccCAAAAACCGAGGAGAGAGGAATGATAGAAAAGATCAGCTGATCAGCTGTGAAAA AGTGCAGGATAATACTGGCCAGTTTAAAG GTTCTGTGCCAGTGCATCAGGCAGGAAAAAG GACTGAGAACAATGATGAGATGTATGCATACGCCACAATTCCAGACATCACAG TTGACCCAGTGCCATCCACCTC TGATGCTGAGCTTCCTGTGTACAGTCTCGCTCAAAACAGTGCCATATACAGCACAGCTCGAAAACCTG AAAGACTTTCCTACATGGAGACTAAACAAACTGCAGCTATCTATGGAAAAGtccagaaaaaaggaaaaggctAA
- the LOC111193427 gene encoding uncharacterized protein LOC111193427 isoform X4 produces MDLQCFIIHFLVMIPISVSPTTVGHDDFRPADIYINSSSGTVKVGESITIKCAIFQHNHSNEEINMYLCKNGVGVEMGPIGQKGDYVFIKKNVSELDSGNYSCVYSSKKSPASNVSAPGQKTIHLQVSSEPAGSVQSNYTKFLLFSLGSLLLIGSLVLGTCCTRRSCNKPKNRGERNDRKDQLISCEKVQDNTGQFKGSVPVHQAGKRTENNDEMYAYATIPDITVDPVPSTSDAELPVYSLAQNSAIYSTARKPERLSYMETKQTAAIYGKVQKKGKG; encoded by the exons TAGGACATGATGATTTCCGTCCAGCAGACATTTACATCAACAGCAGCAGCGGCACTGTTAAAGTAGGAGAAAGCATAACGATAAAGTGTGCCATCTTTCAGCACAATCATTCCAATGAGGAGATTAATATGTACCTGTGTAAAAATGGTGTTGGAGTGGAGATGGGGCCGATTGGACAGAAAGGAGATTATGTCTTTATTAAAAAGAACGTTTCAGAACTGGACTCTGGAAACTACAGCTGTGTTTACTCCTCAAAAAAATCTCCTGCGTCGAATGTGAGTGCACCCGGACAAAAGACCATCCATCTTCAAGTCTCCTCTG AACCTGCTGGTTCTGTTCAGTCAAATTATACGAAGTTCCTGCTGTTCTCTCTCGGTTCTCTGCTCCTGATTGGTTCGCTGGTTTTGGGAACATGTTGTACACGGAGATCCTGTAACA agccCAAAAACCGAGGAGAGAGGAATGATAGAAAAGATCAGCTGATCAGCTGTGAAAA AGTGCAGGATAATACTGGCCAGTTTAAAG GTTCTGTGCCAGTGCATCAGGCAGGAAAAAG GACTGAGAACAATGATGAGATGTATGCATACGCCACAATTCCAGACATCACAG TTGACCCAGTGCCATCCACCTC TGATGCTGAGCTTCCTGTGTACAGTCTCGCTCAAAACAGTGCCATATACAGCACAGCTCGAAAACCTG AAAGACTTTCCTACATGGAGACTAAACAAACTGCAGCTATCTATGGAAAAGtccagaaaaaaggaaaaggctAA